A window of the Alnus glutinosa chromosome 4, dhAlnGlut1.1, whole genome shotgun sequence genome harbors these coding sequences:
- the LOC133866682 gene encoding peptidyl-prolyl cis-trans isomerase FKBP17-2, chloroplastic, whose amino-acid sequence MASVFGSPPFLSHPIVKPHFSSSSQTPPPPPTPPSQPQSPTVPSPPLATTSSEQQAPVSVKAERQKPTKRSTVETTDWIASSLTRRFGLGAGLAWAGFLAAGVISEQIKTRIEVSQQEADTRNVDKEEEVVLANGIRYYELRVGGGASPRPGDLVVIDLKGKVEGSGEVFVDTFGGDKKPLALVMGSRPYSKGVCEGIEYALRSMKAGGKRKVIIPPSLGFGEKGAELGTGVQIPAFATLEYIVQVDKVSIAPA is encoded by the exons ATGGCTTCAGTCTTCGGCTCCCCACCATTTCTCTCCCACCCAATTGTAAAACCCCACTTCTCTTCGTCATCACAAACGCCACCTCCTCCACCAACTCCACCTTCACAGCCTCAATCTCCAACAGTACCATCTCCGCCGCTAGCTACCACTTCATCGGAGCAGCAAGCACCAGTCTCTGTTAAAGCGGAACGGCAGAAACCCACCAAGCGCTCCACTGTTGAAACCACAGACTGGATAGCTTCCTCCTTGACCAGGCGCTTCGGGCTCGGTGCTGGCCTTGCGTGGGCTGGCTTCCTCGCCGCCGGTGTAATCTCTGAACAGATTAAGACCCGCATTGAAGTCTCCCAGCAAGAAGCAGATACCCG AAATGTTGATAAGGAAGAGGAGGTGGTCTTGGCTAATGGCATAAG GTATTATGAATTGAGAGTTGGCGGCGGGGCTTCTCCAAGGCCAGGAGACTTGGTTGTTATCGATCTCAAGGGAAAAGTAGAAGGCAGTGGGGAAGTGTTTGTGGATACATTTGGTGGTGACAAGAAGCCATTGGCTCTGGTAATGGGGTCTAGGCCATACAGCAAGGGAGTGTGTGAAGGAATAGAATATGCATTAAGATCTATGAAGGCAGGGGGTAAAAGGAAAGTGATAATTCCTCCTAGTTTGGGATTTGGGGAGAAGGGTGCAGAGTTGGGTACTGGTGTGCAAATTCCTGCTTTTGCAACGCTTGAGTACATTGTTCAGGTTGATAAAGTCTCCATTGCACCTGCTTGA